The following is a genomic window from Lysinibacillus sp. JNUCC-52.
GCCAACATGGTGTTAGCCTAACCTCAGGCGTATATCGCGCATGACTAGACATCATAAGTAATAGATACAACTTTAATTAGTTCAAAAGAAAAGCTCTCCACCGAATTGGAGAGCGCTTGTTATTTCGTAGTTAAGCATCAAAAAATTCAATAAGCCATGTTTTGTTCCCGAGTACTCAAACAGCTTGCGCCTCGTACGACCGGGCAGTAATCATCTATCTACAGAGCGAACTCTGTCCCTCTATCCGTTCAATTCCTTCAAGAGAGTGCCCCTACCATAATTTGGGTTTCTCACTCGTGGGGTTTACCTCGTTCCACCTTGTATGTTTCCAAACAAGCTTCGTCACTGTGGCACTTTCAGGAAGTGTCAACCATATCAAAAAGACTTAGGTCTTCCTTCCGCCGTCAGCTTTAAGCTGCCTTACCTTATTTTTTCAGTAAGCACGAACACTACGGCCATCGCAGAACCGTGTGAGCATGGACTTTCCTCTACGACGTCTAGCGTCGCAGCGATTACTCGAATTTCATGATGATACGAAGATTATACTAGAGTTTTATGATAAATACAATGTATATGATAAAAATTATTCGTAAAGCTTGCTACCAAATACATGTTTTTCTAAATTTGAAAGTCGTTTGAGAATATCAAAGTTGGTTGTACCTGCTGCTGATACGGCTGGCTGCGGTTGTCTCTTTGGCGTATTTTCTATTTCTTCTTTTAGCTGTCTATTCTCTTCTTTCAGTTGAGCAACAACTTTTTCAAACGATTCATAATCTTGAATGATTTCATCAAGAAAAGAATCGACCTCTTCTACATTATAGCCTTTAAAGTTTTTCTTAAATTCCTTTTCAAGAATCATTTTTGAAGTTAATTTAATGTCCATTCACATCGCCCTTCCTCGCACTACATACACGAATTCATTATAGCATATTTCATAACATTATATCGTCTGTAACCATCAATTGTAAGGCTAAACTTGTCGTTTCTTGCGCTTACCCGGGAAATTATTGCTTATTTCCTAATCTGTGCATTCTCTTTTCCCAAGAAATTGCCCATTTTTGCTTTTGTTCCATTCGCCATTCCTCAGTCGAAGTAATCAATTGTATACCTTCTAATGTATAATTAAGGGCCTGCTTGTAATCTTTCATTTGATGCTCATAGATCATAGCTAATTGTTCTAACGCCTGCAACTTTTTACGTGGCTCTATAAAGTGGAGTGAAGCCACAAAAGCATCGATTGCTTCGTTGAATTGCTTATTTTTTTTAAGTTGGATTGCCAAATAAAATTGGGCATTGCCTGCTTCTCGTGCATCAAATTGGGCCGTGACCTTTTCTAAAACGTTAACACTTTGAGGGCTTTTCTTTAAATCAGCATACCATTTCCCAATATTCGTATAAGTATTGGCTGATTCATCACTCGCCTCTTCAAACAATAAGTTAGTAGAATGAACATATAAGGTAATAAGGGACAGCAAATCCCATTCATTATGAATAAGAACCTTCATCAGCGCATCAGGCACACCGCTTTTCACAGCATCAAGGTAAATTATTGGTGCTAAGTAGCCAGGAATATCGCCCAAACGTGAAAAGCCAAGCTTCTCCTCTTCTACTGATTTTAATTTCATGCGCTCCATATCATTTTTCCATAATCGCTTAGAGCTATGCAGTAAATCAATTTGTCGTTGTGTCCGTAATTTCGGTAATACTTTCTGGTTGAGCGTCCATCTTGTTTCAAGTTGTGGCCAATCGAAGCTTTTACCGTTATACGTAATTATCGTTGCTGTTTTTTGCCAAAGACTTGATTCAAATAACATGGCTGCTTCATGAGCAGGATCTGCTAAAACATATTGCGTTAAGACAAAATCATGATCTGTCAGTTCTAAAAAGCCTAGAAGAAAGATTTGTGTCCCAACACCTTTTAAACCAGTCGTCTCCGTATCAAAAAACAGCACTTTTTCATCCAAATCTAGTGCATAGGGATGTTCAAAATCAGCACTTTGCCATTTTGTGAGGGCATCAAAAAATGACTGCAATTGATAGTGACCGTGCTGATAATGAAATGGATAATGCACCTGTCGTTTAAAAACGATACCAAAGTCATTATCAATGCGCGTAAGTCCAGCCTTTTGCCACTGCTCGGTATAGTTAGGAGCATTCGGCTTTTGAAAAGCTGTTTCTTCAGTAGCTACCTGTTTTTCTACTTTTTTTCCGAGCATTTTTTTCATTTGTAATATTTTATTTTCGTAAGACATTAACTTCACTCATTTTCTGCCTGTAAGTTTTTTAATACTCGTAGTTCCTCACTTTTATCTACTGTATACTAAATTTTAAAATTAAAAATATTGGTCGGCCTTTATACCGCGTCTTTTACCACAACATTATGACATTCTATTGATGAATGTGGGATTTATCCCTACCTCTCCCATCATACACTACAATTATAACGCATCCATTTATATGTGTTAAAACTAAGAGGTACTTATTTTACACATAAGATATTTAAAAATTGAATTATTTAAAAGTGAACTTTCAAGAAAGTAATGACAACTCTTTAGCTATTACTATATAAAGAATCTAGAAATATAGTATCTTTCTAAATAGTAAAGCACATCCTCTTCCTTTTGTAAAAAGAGAGGATGTGCTTTTTATGTTATTGCTTCATTTCACAATACGTGAATACAAAAAAATATGCCTGTGTCACTCGAAAACTACCTTCCTCTAATCCAATCCTTTTATGTTCAGAGAAAGCGATATAATGACAGCTCCAATACGCAGTTGCTACATCTTTGAAAAAACTCGTCCCACCTAATGTTCAGTTGAACGCTAAAACGAGTACTTTTGCCATTTGTGCCCGTGGCAGTTGAATTCCCCGTTTGAACCATCTACAATACTATTTCTTTTCCTATGAGCAACAAAAAACATTCTACAAAGTTTTAGCATTCGCCTTTGTAGAATGTTCAGTACTTAATTATAAAGTCGTTTTTTTAAAATTCTTCAAACTAATAATTGTCGTTCAGCAAATGAAGAAGTTTGACGACTTTACTTTTTGAATCAATGATTGATTCTTGTGGACCGATACAAGATGGACAACCAGATTTACAAGGACATGCTGTAATATGTTGCTGTGCCTTCATCACTAAGTCCTCCCACAAATCATAAACCTTATCACTTAAACCAATACCACCTGGATACTTATCATAGACAAAAAATGTCGGTTGTTCGTTGTGTGTTGCCTTCACTTGCGGCACTACTGCGACATCACTACTATCACATTGAATAAATAATGGGATAAAGGCATTCATTGCATAGGCTGCTCCCGTCATAGCTTCGGTCAAATCTTCTTCGGTCCATTTATCAGGCGCTAAAAATGATAGCCACGATGAACTTGTATGCATCTCATCTGGTGGGAGGTGAATGGGACCAGAACCAATGTTATCATGCGTTCCAAAGCGGATTTTTTTAAAGATTGTAGCTTGAGCTACTAATCCTACATCACCAAAACTAATCGTTCCACCTCGATAGTTACGGCTTCGATCTTCCTCAAGTACTTTCATTTCCACAGCTAAATTAGCGTCTGTGTAATAATCTACATCTACTTCACGCACAAAAGCTTTCTTCTCTTCCCAATCAAGTTTTTCTACTTGATATTGAATGCCCTGATGCAAATAAATAGCTTCCTCATGCAATAGTGTCATAGCGCTATGGCGATCCATTTCTCCAATTACTTTCGTGCGAGCAGGAATAGTCATATCGATGATAACAACATTTTCTTGTGATGCAGAACGAAGGCTAATATCATGTGCTGGGAAACGATCATTCATCCAATGCCACTTCTCACTCGTTTTAAAAACAACCCCTTCTTCTGCTAAATATTCCAGTAATTCTTGTATTTCAAATTCTCCATATGAATCATTTGTTGTAAATGGTAACTCAAAGGCCGCACATTTTAAATGATCCATTAATATCAACATATTTTCTGGATAAATGCGTGCCTCCTCAGGGTCGCTTCCAAGTAAATAAAGTGGATGATCTACAACGTACTGATCTAATGCTGTCGATTGTGCCACATAAATAATGAGTGCTTCGTCTTGACGGCGCCCAGCACGTCCCGCTTGCTGCCATGCACTTGCAATATTTCCTGGGTAACCAGTCATAATACATGCCTGTAGTTGCCCAATATCTACACCTAGCTCAAGCGCATTCGTACTTACTACCGTTTGAATTGTTCCATCACGAAGTCCACGTTCAATAACACGTCGCTCAGAGGGTAAATAGCCCCCTCGATAGCCACGCACAGACTCATCTTGTAATTTATTGCGAGTCAATTCTTTTAAATAAGTAACAATCATTTCAACACGCACTCGACTTTTTGCAAAAATAATTGTTTGAATTCCTGCTGTATAAAGTCTTTTGGCTAAATCACTTACCTCTAAAACCGCACTGCGACGAACGCCAAACGTTTTATGGATAATCGGTGGATTGTAAAAAAGAAAAGTTTTTTTGCCAACTGGCGCACCTGAATCAGCAATTAACGTTTGTGATTCGTTCGTTAAATTTTCCGCTAGTTCCTTTGGATTTTTAATCGTGGCAGACGTACAAATAAAAACAGGTTTACTGCCATAAAATTCACAAATTCGTTTCAGTCTTCGAATAACATGTGCTACATGTGAACCAAATACACCTTTATATGTATGCAATTCATCAATAACGATATACTGCAAATTTTCAAAGAGTGACACCCATTTTGTATGGTGCGGTAAAATACCTGAATGTAACATATCTGGATTCGTCATCACAATATGTCCTGCTTTTCGAACCTTTTGTCGTATACCAGGAGCTGTATCCCCATCATACGTATAGCTTAAAATATCTTCTCCACTCTGTTCAATCAGTTCATTTAAATCATTTTTCTGATCTTGCGCTAACGCTTTTGTCGGAAATAAATAAATGGCACGTGCATTTCGATCTTCTAAAATCTTTTGTAATACGGGTAAATGATAGCAATATGATTTACCTGATGCAGTCGGTGTAACAGCCGTAAATGATTTGCGGCTTGTCGCCAAATCAAAAGCTTCGCGCTGATGTGTATATAATTGCTCGATGCCACGTGCATGTAATGCTTTAACAAGTGAAGGATGTAAATTTTGTGGAAAAGGGGCAAGCTTAGCATCTCGTCCATCTAATGTTTGCCAATGAATTATTCGCTCTTTTAGTTCCTCATCATATCGCCATTCATTTAATAGCGCACTAATCGTCCGTTTTTTCGATAGCATCACTTTGCGCCTCCTTCACTATGCGATAAAAATTATTTAGCGTGTAGGAAGTGGAATGCGTTGCATCTAAAAAACGCTTTTTACTTGTTTCTTTATAAAAAGATTGCACAACAAATTGCTCCATCGATTCAACCGCGGAAGCAATTTGCCCTGCATGCATATATTTCGGTCTGTTTTTTTGTATCCAAGCATTCGCTTCTTGTTGCCACTCTTTCAATAGTTGATGAATCGTATCAACATGTGGCTTGACCTCTCCAAAAAAGTCTGGCGTACGATCCTCCTCACGCATTTGCCAAAAGCGTGCAACACATTTTTCGCATTCATCTATTAATATGGAAGTTTGCTGTATTAGTAACAATTTCGCACCTCATCTCGTATCAAATGTACCTTTAGCATAATCGTCGCTAGCATGCTTACAACAATTAACAACGTATCAAAATGAAAATACATGCTGACATTCAGGACATTATGTCGCTCTCTTATTAGCGCGACATTTTATTTCGTACAAGCCTGAACGTTTTTCTGTATAATTCCCATCGTCTGCTAAAGACTTTAAATGATGCATCAAATGAATCATTTTTATTTGTATGAGATTAGTGTACCAAAGTCTATCATTTTTCACTACTAATAGGCGAACAAGCATTCTTTACTTGCCAGTTCTTTTCTGCTAAGCTTACTTTCTGGCTAACAGATTTGAGCTGCATAAAAAATTGCAGGCTGTGTGCATTGCTTTCCAATGACACTCTCGTTAAAAGTAATTGATTGACTAGATCCAACTGTGCAACTAATTGTCCTAATTTGTTCAATACAACGCCCCCTTTTATCTTTACTTACAGTATTCCTCGCATGTATAAAATTACCTTCATGCGTGACAAAATAAGCGTAAGTTAGCTGAAAGAAGAAGAATTTCGATAAATTTTTAATAGTTGCTCTTAATGGCCACTTTAATGATATCGCTGTAAAAGAATGATTCCCAACGGTTCTAGGAAAAAAGTGGTGCACTAAATAACAAATACAATGGCGAATGTAGTTGTTTTATTGGCGAAATTTCTACTTTAAACAGCGAATCATGCAAATCTATCAGCCATCATAAACTATCTTGAACACAACGTTCTTCCTGTGGTGAAGATATACTGAATCATGGTAAACTATTGTGTATAATAGCAGTATTATAGAAGGTGAGCTAAGTGACAATTCGTTATCCAAATGGGAAAGTCTACACCCCTGCTCCAGCTACTCACAAGGCTGAGAAAAAGGGAAAAACAAAGGATTTTTCCTATAGTAATCGAGGGAAGACGCTAGAGGATGAAATTAATGAAGCAAACGACTTTTATTTAGAAAGGCGACTTGCTATTATTCATAAGAAACCTGTTCCCGTACAAATCGTCAAAGTAGAGTATCCATCACGAAGTGCTGCTGTAATTCGTGAAGCTTATTTCCGAACGCCCTCTACAACTGACTACAATGGCGTTTGGGCTGGGCATTACATTGATTTTGATGCTAAGGAAACCGCATCTAAGACGAGCTTTCCATTAAAAAATATACACGAACATCAAATGAAACATATGCAGCAAGTGAAGGAACACAATGGTGTGGCATTCATTATCGTTCGTTTTTCAGCTTTTGAACGCTATTTTTTAGTGCCATACGAAGTTTTACAAAAGGCCTGGCAGGCAATGGACAATGGTGAACGAAAATCGATCCCTTTTGCAACGATAGAAAAGGAAGCTTACGAAATTCCAACAAGCTATTATCCCCGTATCGATTATTTACCCGTTCTACAGCAGTTCATTGAAGCAACAAGTCATGGCTCTGAAAGTGAGGAGATAAAAAAATGAGTGAACGTCGTCAAACACGCGGAGAGCATCAAAAGGCTCTCGCTCAAAAAAATAAAAAGAAAGCGCCGAAAGCATCTAAATCATCGGCCAAAACCTGGCTGAAGCGCATTGTCCTAACAATACTTATCATAGGAGTTGTTGGCTTAGTCGGCGGAGCTGGTGTATTTGCTTATTATGCAAGCACTGCACCAGAGCTTAATGAAGATTTACTAAAGGATCCTGTTTCTTCTGAGTTTTATGATAAAAACGGTGAAGTTTTCGCCACAATCGGTGCTGAAAACCGAAAATACGTAACATACGATGAAATTCCTGAAGATATGATTAACGCCATTCTCGCAACAGAAGACGTTCGCTTTTTCAAACATCATGGTATGGACTTTTACCGCCTTGGTGGTGCAATACTTGCAAACTTCCGTGATGGTTTCGGGGCACAAGGTGCTTCCACTTTAACGCAGCAAGTTGTCAAAAACTCATTTTTACAAAATGAGAAAAAGTTAAAACGAAAAGCACAAGAAGCTTGGCTTGCTTTCCAACTTGAACGTAAGTATTCAAAAGAAGAAATTTTTGAAATGTACTTTAATAAAATGTTGATGTCTGGCCGTGTATACGGCTTTGGTACAGCAGCTCAATATTTCTATGGCAAAGAGTTAAAAGATTTATCATTGGATGAAGAAGCACTGCTAGCAGGCTTAGTACAACGTCCGAACGCTTACAATCCATTAAAAAATCCAGAGCTGGCAGAAAAACGCCGAAATACAGTTTTAGGCTTAATGTATCAGCATGGAAAAATTACAAAAGCTGAAATGGAAGAAGCGAAAAAAGTGGATGTGCAAGCAGGTCTTGCAGACGATGCTACACGCCAAACATTTGCTGGCTCTAAGTACGATGCCTTCTTAGATATCGTTATTAATGAGCTTGAGGAAAACGGTGATGGTACTGCCATGGCAGAGGGCATTAAAGTTTACACTACACTTGATCCGAATGCTCAGCAAATTGTCGAAAACATCATGAATGATGACAGTAATTTCCCGACAGAAAAAATTGAATCAGGTGTTGCTGTTGTCGATACAAAAACAGGTCAAATTCAAGCAGTCGGCGGTGGACGAAACTATGGTAACCGCGGCTTTAACTATGCAGATGACTTAGTAATGAATCATCCTGGCTCTACAATGAAACCATTACTAGATTACGGTCCTGCAATTGAATATTTAAAATGGTCAACAGGTCAAACACTTGTCGATGATCCAATGAAATATACAGGTACGAATCAAACCATTACAAACTGGGATGGTAAATATTTTGGTGCTATGACAGCACGTAAAGCTTTATATGCTTCTCGAAATGTGCCCGCTGTTAAAACATTTAAAGAAGTTGGCGCCGATAAAGCGAAAGAGTTTATTGGTCGTTTAGGTATTGATACAGAGAATGTTGTCGAGTCAGATGCCATTGGTGGCGGTAACATTACCTTGTCTCCAATTCAAATGGCAGCATCTTATGCAGCATTTGGGAATAATGGTGTTTACACTGACCCTTATTCGATTACAAAAATTGTTTATCGCGATGGTAAATCATCGAAAGACTATACACCAAAGTCAAATGTTGCGATGGAAGAATATACAGCATACATGGTAACTGATATGTTGCGTGATGTTGTCAGCAATAAACCAGATGCATCTGGTACTGTAGCAAACGTTTCTGGATTAGATATTGCTGGTAAAACAGGTACAACAAACTATTCAAACGACGAGTTTAACAAATATAATTTACCAAGTACAAGTGTGCCAGATTCTTGGTTTGCTGGTTACACTACCAATTATTCAATTGCAATTTGGAGTGGTTACGAAAAACGTTCTGACCCAATTACAACATGGGACGAACGTCGTTTACCTCAACATTTATTTAAAGATATAATGCGAGATCTTTCTGCGAACATCGAAACTGAACGTTTCAAAAAACCAAGCTCGGTTGTAGAAGCTACGATTGAAGTAGGCTCTAGTCCGCTAAAATTAGCAAGTGACTATACACCAAGTGAATTACGTCAAACAGAGCTATTTGTTCGCGGTACAGAACCTACAGAAGTTTCTAATGAATACCAAGCTCCTGAACTTTCTACACCTTACAATGTAAGTGCAAGTTTAGATTTAGCAGGACAATCCATCAACATTAGCTGGGAGCATGATGCTATTCTTGACCCAGAAACGGATGAGCCAATGCCGACTACCTTTGAAGTATCCGCTACACGCGAAGGTGGAGAAACGGTTGTACTTGGAACAACTGAAAGTAAAGGTTTAACAGTTGGCAACACATTAGAAGATGGTAATTATACGATTTCTGTCGTAGCGATTGTGGATGAGACACGCAGTGAACCAGGAACGACAACCTTCCAAATAACGAGCATGCCTGATGAGGATTTAGAAACTGAGGATCCAGATGAACCGGATATTGACCAACCAACAGATCCTGATCAAGGCAATAATGGTAACAATGGTGACAACGGCAACCACAATGGAAATCATAATGGCAATAACGGAAATGGCAACAATGGAAACAATGGCAATAATGGGAATGGCGGTAACAACGGCAACAATAACGGTACCCAACCACCTGTTACGCCAACAGATCCTGCTGTGCCAGACGATGAAGATCCTGATGGTGAGTAAATAAAAAGCATACACTAAAATGAACAGGTGAAGAAAACAATGTTTTCTTCACCTGTTTTTTTCATAATAAAAAGGTTGTCCTTATATAGTCTAAAGGACAACCTCTTTATTATGTGATTGTTAAATTGCTTCATCTTTTAAGTGCTACTTAGCTTCCTACGTTTTTGGTTGCCTGTAGGCGTAAGCGTGCTGTGCGTTTTTTTGTTTCTTTAAATAATTCATCTAATTGACGATAACACGCATATTGTCCTGGCTTTGCTTTAATAAAGGTCATACGCTCAATTCCATTAATCGGCATTACCTCTTCACCTGCTTCAATCACTAAACGTTCGAATAACATGATAGCCTTTTCCATGAGACCCTTCGCTTCCCCATTACGTGCATCATGGGCAGCATGTATTTGAGCTTCCAGCATCGTCCATTCTGTATACCATGCATCGACTTTTTCTTTTGATATTGCATCAATATTCACGCGTTTGTCACCAGCCCTTTTTTTAAACGCTTTTGTCCTTCACGGCAATCCTCGAGTAACGGACATGTTTGGCAGCCAGGATTTTGTGCCTTGCAATGATAACGTCCGAAGAAAATTAACTGATGATGGGTTTTTGACCATTTATCCATTGGTGTTTTTTTCATTATTGTTTCTTCCACTTCAAGCACTGAATCCTTCCAGCGACATAAACCTAGTCGTTTCGATACGCGTTCTACATGTGTATCAACAGCAAGTGCTGGAATATCAAAAGCTACTGATAAAACAACATTTGCCGTCTTACGCCCAACACCAGGCAATGTCACGAGCTCTTCACGACTTGCAGGAATTTGCCCATCATACTCTGTTAAAAGTCGCTGACAGAGAAGTTGAATATTTTTAGCCTTATTGCGATAAAGACCTATTGATCGAATATCCTGTTGTAGCTCCTCTAAACTCACTGCCAAATAATCTTCTGGCTTTTTATATTTTTGAAACAACGTTTTCGTTACTTTATTGACAAGTACATCCGTACATTGTGCAGATAATAACGTGGCGATTGTCAGCTCGAACGGGTTGTCATGCACAAGTTCACAATGCGCATTAGGAAACATGCGGTCCATTTCAGCTAGACAATGCTCCCACTGTTTTTTTGTTAACAT
Proteins encoded in this region:
- the nth gene encoding endonuclease III, coding for MLTKKQWEHCLAEMDRMFPNAHCELVHDNPFELTIATLLSAQCTDVLVNKVTKTLFQKYKKPEDYLAVSLEELQQDIRSIGLYRNKAKNIQLLCQRLLTEYDGQIPASREELVTLPGVGRKTANVVLSVAFDIPALAVDTHVERVSKRLGLCRWKDSVLEVEETIMKKTPMDKWSKTHHQLIFFGRYHCKAQNPGCQTCPLLEDCREGQKRLKKGLVTNA
- the recU gene encoding Holliday junction resolvase RecU, producing MTIRYPNGKVYTPAPATHKAEKKGKTKDFSYSNRGKTLEDEINEANDFYLERRLAIIHKKPVPVQIVKVEYPSRSAAVIREAYFRTPSTTDYNGVWAGHYIDFDAKETASKTSFPLKNIHEHQMKHMQQVKEHNGVAFIIVRFSAFERYFLVPYEVLQKAWQAMDNGERKSIPFATIEKEAYEIPTSYYPRIDYLPVLQQFIEATSHGSESEEIKK
- a CDS encoding YpoC family protein, whose protein sequence is MNIDAISKEKVDAWYTEWTMLEAQIHAAHDARNGEAKGLMEKAIMLFERLVIEAGEEVMPINGIERMTFIKAKPGQYACYRQLDELFKETKKRTARLRLQATKNVGS
- a CDS encoding endonuclease, with translation MNKLGQLVAQLDLVNQLLLTRVSLESNAHSLQFFMQLKSVSQKVSLAEKNWQVKNACSPISSEK
- a CDS encoding ribonuclease H-like domain-containing protein, whose amino-acid sequence is MSYENKILQMKKMLGKKVEKQVATEETAFQKPNAPNYTEQWQKAGLTRIDNDFGIVFKRQVHYPFHYQHGHYQLQSFFDALTKWQSADFEHPYALDLDEKVLFFDTETTGLKGVGTQIFLLGFLELTDHDFVLTQYVLADPAHEAAMLFESSLWQKTATIITYNGKSFDWPQLETRWTLNQKVLPKLRTQRQIDLLHSSKRLWKNDMERMKLKSVEEEKLGFSRLGDIPGYLAPIIYLDAVKSGVPDALMKVLIHNEWDLLSLITLYVHSTNLLFEEASDESANTYTNIGKWYADLKKSPQSVNVLEKVTAQFDAREAGNAQFYLAIQLKKNKQFNEAIDAFVASLHFIEPRKKLQALEQLAMIYEHQMKDYKQALNYTLEGIQLITSTEEWRMEQKQKWAISWEKRMHRLGNKQ
- a CDS encoding DEAD/DEAH box helicase; its protein translation is MLSKKRTISALLNEWRYDEELKERIIHWQTLDGRDAKLAPFPQNLHPSLVKALHARGIEQLYTHQREAFDLATSRKSFTAVTPTASGKSYCYHLPVLQKILEDRNARAIYLFPTKALAQDQKNDLNELIEQSGEDILSYTYDGDTAPGIRQKVRKAGHIVMTNPDMLHSGILPHHTKWVSLFENLQYIVIDELHTYKGVFGSHVAHVIRRLKRICEFYGSKPVFICTSATIKNPKELAENLTNESQTLIADSGAPVGKKTFLFYNPPIIHKTFGVRRSAVLEVSDLAKRLYTAGIQTIIFAKSRVRVEMIVTYLKELTRNKLQDESVRGYRGGYLPSERRVIERGLRDGTIQTVVSTNALELGVDIGQLQACIMTGYPGNIASAWQQAGRAGRRQDEALIIYVAQSTALDQYVVDHPLYLLGSDPEEARIYPENMLILMDHLKCAAFELPFTTNDSYGEFEIQELLEYLAEEGVVFKTSEKWHWMNDRFPAHDISLRSASQENVVIIDMTIPARTKVIGEMDRHSAMTLLHEEAIYLHQGIQYQVEKLDWEEKKAFVREVDVDYYTDANLAVEMKVLEEDRSRNYRGGTISFGDVGLVAQATIFKKIRFGTHDNIGSGPIHLPPDEMHTSSSWLSFLAPDKWTEEDLTEAMTGAAYAMNAFIPLFIQCDSSDVAVVPQVKATHNEQPTFFVYDKYPGGIGLSDKVYDLWEDLVMKAQQHITACPCKSGCPSCIGPQESIIDSKSKVVKLLHLLNDNY
- a CDS encoding YppE family protein, whose translation is MLLIQQTSILIDECEKCVARFWQMREEDRTPDFFGEVKPHVDTIHQLLKEWQQEANAWIQKNRPKYMHAGQIASAVESMEQFVVQSFYKETSKKRFLDATHSTSYTLNNFYRIVKEAQSDAIEKTDD
- a CDS encoding penicillin-binding protein 1A, with protein sequence MSERRQTRGEHQKALAQKNKKKAPKASKSSAKTWLKRIVLTILIIGVVGLVGGAGVFAYYASTAPELNEDLLKDPVSSEFYDKNGEVFATIGAENRKYVTYDEIPEDMINAILATEDVRFFKHHGMDFYRLGGAILANFRDGFGAQGASTLTQQVVKNSFLQNEKKLKRKAQEAWLAFQLERKYSKEEIFEMYFNKMLMSGRVYGFGTAAQYFYGKELKDLSLDEEALLAGLVQRPNAYNPLKNPELAEKRRNTVLGLMYQHGKITKAEMEEAKKVDVQAGLADDATRQTFAGSKYDAFLDIVINELEENGDGTAMAEGIKVYTTLDPNAQQIVENIMNDDSNFPTEKIESGVAVVDTKTGQIQAVGGGRNYGNRGFNYADDLVMNHPGSTMKPLLDYGPAIEYLKWSTGQTLVDDPMKYTGTNQTITNWDGKYFGAMTARKALYASRNVPAVKTFKEVGADKAKEFIGRLGIDTENVVESDAIGGGNITLSPIQMAASYAAFGNNGVYTDPYSITKIVYRDGKSSKDYTPKSNVAMEEYTAYMVTDMLRDVVSNKPDASGTVANVSGLDIAGKTGTTNYSNDEFNKYNLPSTSVPDSWFAGYTTNYSIAIWSGYEKRSDPITTWDERRLPQHLFKDIMRDLSANIETERFKKPSSVVEATIEVGSSPLKLASDYTPSELRQTELFVRGTEPTEVSNEYQAPELSTPYNVSASLDLAGQSINISWEHDAILDPETDEPMPTTFEVSATREGGETVVLGTTESKGLTVGNTLEDGNYTISVVAIVDETRSEPGTTTFQITSMPDEDLETEDPDEPDIDQPTDPDQGNNGNNGDNGNHNGNHNGNNGNGNNGNNGNNGNGGNNGNNNGTQPPVTPTDPAVPDDEDPDGE
- the gpsB gene encoding cell division regulator GpsB yields the protein MDIKLTSKMILEKEFKKNFKGYNVEEVDSFLDEIIQDYESFEKVVAQLKEENRQLKEEIENTPKRQPQPAVSAAGTTNFDILKRLSNLEKHVFGSKLYE